CAAAGTCGGTAAAGAGGATGATCATAGGACGTGATTCTAAGCCTTTCAGGGCGGAAACCCCGATGGCAAAGCCGACTTAATGAACGATGGAGCCGCCGAGGTTTTTCCCCCGTCCGCGCGGCAGAAACGAATAAAAAAAGCCTGGCGGAAGGACCCGGTAAAAACTTTGCTTTCGATACCGTCAGCTCTTGGCGGCTTTGGCTTTGGCTTCTTCCTTCGGCTCTGGGCGGTCCATGAGCTGCACCAGGGCCATGGGTGCGTTATCCCCGTTGCGGAAGCCGAATTTAAGAATCCGCAAGTAACCGCCATTGCGTTTGGCGTAGCGCGGGCCGAGTTCGTTGAAGAGTTTGGCGACGATTTCGCGGTCACGCAGGCGGTTATACGCCAGACGCCTATTGGCAAGCGAAGGTTTCTTGCCCAGCGTGATCAAAGGCTCGGCGACACGGCGCAGCTCTTTGGCCTTGGGCAGCGTGGTCTTGATGGTCTCAAAACGCAGCAAGGAATTGGTCATGTTGCGCAGCATCGCCAAACGATGGCTGGTTGTTCGATTGAGTTTTCTGGATCCTTGGCGGTGGCGCATGAAAGATTATCCTTTGCTTTCCAGCCCTGCGGGCGGCCAGTTTTCCAGCTTCATACCGAGGGTCAGCCCGCGCGATGCCAGAACGTCCTTGATTTCGTTGAGAGATTTGCGACCGAGATTCGGGGTCTTCAGCAATTCAGTCTCGCTGCGCTGGATAAGATCCCCTATGTAATAAATGTTTTCCGCCTTCAAGCAATTCGCTGAGCGCACGGTAAGTTCCAGATCGTCCACCGGGCGCAATAAGATCGGGTCCACCTGCGGGGCTTTAGGCTGTTCTACTTCCAATGTGGTGCCCTTTAGATCAGCAAACACCGACAGCTGATCAACTAGAATTCGTGCCGCATAGCGAATCGCTTCTTCCGGATCTATCACTCCGTTGGTTTCAATATCCATCACCAGCTTGTCCAAATCGGTGCGTTGCTCGACGCGCGCGCTCTCTACCGCGTAGCTTACGCGCCGCACCGGGCTGAACGAAGCGTCCAGAACAATGTTGCCGATCTTGCGCTTTTCCTCCGGAGATTGGCGCATGGTGCCGGCGACATAGCCGCGTCCCATTTCAACTTTAATCTGCATGTCGAGCTTGCCACCCGCCGTCAAATGCGCAATGACGTGTTCAGGGTTGATGATTTCCACATCGTGCCCGCCCTCGATATCGCCGGCGGTGACCACGCCTTCGCCGCTCTTTTTCAGAGTAAGCAGCGCCTCCTGGCGATTGTGCAGTTTGAGCACGATGCCCTTCAGGTTAAGTAGAATATCGACCACGTCTTCCTGTACCCCGTCCAATGCCGAGTATTCATGCAGCACGCCGCTAATGGTCACTTCAGTGGGCGCAAACCCCGGCATCGAGGAAAGCAGGATGCGCCGCAGTGCATTGCCGAGGGTGTGCCCGTAGCCGCGCTCGAACGGCTCCATGGTCACTTTGGCATGCATGGGTGAAATAGTTTGCACGTCGATGATACGCGGCTTGAGAAAAGCACTGCTTTGCATGGCTAAAACCCCTCTTGATTGCCAGTGGAAAACCTGATTACTTCGAATACAACTCGACTACTAAACTCTCGTTGATCGTAGACGGCAGCTCAGAGCGTTGCGGCTGGGCTTTGAACACGCCTTTCCTGGTTTTGCTGTCAACTTCAAGCCACTCCGGAAAGCCGCGCGCTTCCGCTGCCTCTACTGAAGCCTTGATGCGCAAATGTTCTTTGGCTTTTCCCGCCACTTCGATCACGTCTCCAGGACGCACCTGATAGGACGGGATGTTGACCCGCTTACCGTTTACCAGAATGCCGTTGTGACGCACGATCTGGCGCGCCTCGGAACGCGACGCACCAAAGCCCATGCGGAAGGAAACCGTATCCAGCCGCGACTCTAGCATCTGTAACAGCGTTTCGCCGGTGATGCCTTTGCGGCGGTCGGCGTCCTGGTAGGTATTGCGAAACTGCTTCTCCAGCAAGCCGTAGATACGGCGCAGTTTTTGTTTCTCGCGCAATTGCACTGCATAACCCGAAAGGCGCACGTTTTTCTGGCCGTGCAAGCCCGGAGGATAGCTTCTGCGCTCAATTGAACATTTATCGGTAAAACACTTCTCGCCTTTTAGAAACAGCTTCTCGCCTTCGCGGCGGCACTGTCGGCATTTAGCATCAAGATTTCGCGCCATACGTTTTCCTCAATCAGATGCGGCGCCGTTTTGGCGGGCGGCAGCCATTATGCGGTACCGGCGTGACGTCGGAAATGCTGGTAATTTTGAAACCCACTGCGTTGAGAGCGCGTACCGCTGATTCGCGTCCCGGTCCGGGCCCCTTGATGCGTACTTCGAGATTTTTCACCCCGCACTCCTGGGCTGCGCGACCCGCCTGCTCCGCGGCCACCTGCGCTGCAAAAGGCGTACTCTTGCGCGAGCCTTTAAACCCGGCGGCACCCGAAGTCGCCCAGGCCAAGGTGTTGCCTTGGCGGTCGGTAATGGTGACGATAGTGTTGTTGAACGAGGCGTGAATATGAGCGATTCCTTCCGCCACGTTTTTCTTGGCCTTTTTGCGAACTCTCACGTTGGGCTTGGTGACCATGCACTGTCCTTGTATTAGGTCTTTCCGGTTATGCTGGTGGTTGGCGCCTTGGCGAGCCGAACTGCCTTGCGCGGGCCTTTGCGCGTACGCGCGTTGGTGCGAGTGCGCTGGCCGCGCACCGGCAGCCCGCGGCGATGCCGTTGCCCACGGTAGCAGCCAAGGTCGATCAGACGCTTGATGTTCATGGAAACCTCGCGGCGCAGATCGCCTTCCACGGTGAATTTGCTTACTTGCTCGCGAAGTTTGTCCATTTCCCCATCGGACAAATCTTTAATTTTTGCTGAAATATTGACGCCCGCTGAAGCGCATATTTTGCGCGCCCGTGAGCGCCCAACACCGTAAATCGCGGTAAGCGCGATCTCTGCGTGCTGCTGATTCGGAATATTTACGCCGGCGATGCGGGCCATGCTGTTCCTAAAAATAAAAACTGTTAATTATAAGGATATTGTTCAAACGATTCAATCGACCACACTAACCCTGGCGTTGCCTATGGCGCGGATCCACACAAATTACGCGCACCACGCGCTTGCGCCGGATGACCTTGCATTTGCGGCACATTTTTTTAACCGAAGTCCTAACTTTCATCTCGTTTCCTTTCCCTTACTTGGCCCGAAACACGATGCGGGCCCGAGTCAGATCGTATGGGGTAAGTTCCACCGTTACTTTGTCGCCGGGCAGGATGCGAATGTAGTGCATGCGCATCTTCCCGGAAATATGTCCTAGCACAACATGTCCATTCTCAAGTTTCACGCGGAATGTGGCGTTGGGGAGAGTTTCCAAAATTTCCCCCTGCATCTGTATGGTCTCTTCCTTAGCCATGCTTATCCCGGCTTTATCTTGCCGGCAAACCGCTCCCCTTGAAATTGGCTTTTTTCAGTAGACTCTCATACTGATGCGACATGATGTAGGCCTGCACCTGCGCCATGAAATCCATGGTCACGACGACCACGATCAACAACGATGTCCCGCCGAAATAAAACGGCACGCTCCATTTCACGATCAGAAATTCCGGCAGCAGGCACACCAGAGTTACGTAAAGCGCTCCGGCCAGCGTCAGCCGCATCATGATGTGCTCAATAAAACGCCCGGTCTGCTCGCCGGGCCGGATGCCCGGCACGAAAGCGCCGCTTTTTTTCAAATTGTCCGCCGTTTCGCGGGGATTAAACACCAATGCCGTGTAGAAAAAACAGAAAAAAATGATCGCTGAGGCATATAGAAAAACATAAATGGGCTCGCCCGGATGCAACGTCGCCCCGATATCTTTAAGCCAGGACAGGTGCTCGCTGCTGCCGAACCAGCCCGCGAGAGTCGCGGGAAACAAAATAATGCTTGACGCAAAAATCGGCGGAATAACGCCCGACATATTCAGCTTTAGCGGCAGGTGCGAGCTTTGGCCGCCATAAATCTTTCGTCCGACCTGGCGCTTGGCGTAATTTACCAGTATCTTGCGCTGCCCGCGCTCCACGAACACCACTACGCCGGTAATGGTGATGACCCCAACGAATAACAGCAGCACCAAGGGAATGGGAAACGCCCCGGTGCGCGCCAGTTCCAGTGTCCCGGCTACCGCGTGCGGCAGCCCGGACACAATACCCGCGAAAATGATGAGCGAGATGCCGTTGCCGATGCCGCGTTCCGTGATCTGTTCGCCCAGCCACATTAAAAACAGGGTGCCGGTCATCAGCGTTATCATGGTGGTTACGCGAAACATTATTCCCGGCTCAAGCACCAGCCCCGGCTGCGATTCCAACGCAATTGCGATGCCCATGCCCTGGAACATCGCCAGGAACACCGTGCCATAACGGGTGTACTGGGTAATTTTGCGGCGCCCCGATTCGCCCTCTTTTTTCAAAGCTTCAAGCTGCGGCGAGACCACGGTCATCAACTGCATGATGATCGACGATGAGATGTAAGGAAGTATGCCCAGCGCAAATATGGTAAAGCGCAATAGCGCGCCGCCCGAAAATACGTTGAACATTCCGAGTATTCCACCCTGCTGCGAGCGGAACAGATCTGCCAGATGCGCCGGATCTATGCCGGGTACTGGGATGTGCGCCCCGATGCGGTAGACTACCATGGCGCCTAACAAGAACAGGAGGCGCTTCTTCAAGTCCCCCATCTTGCCGTACATCCCGAGCACTGAATTGTTGGTGGCCATTTATCCTTTCGCGGCTTCAATGCTGCCGCCGGCGGCTTCGATCGCGGCGCGGGCGCCTTTGCTGACGCCCACGCCCTTCATTTTGACAGCGCGCGTGATTTTGCCCGAAAGCATGACTTTAGCTGCCCGTGCCGTCGCCGGGACAATGCCCGCCTGTTTCAGCGCCACGATGTCAATTTCTTTAACTTCCAGCATGTTCAATTCTGACAGTCGCACTTGCGCAGTACGCAGTTTGCTTGGCGAAACAAAACCGCGCTTCGGAAGGCGGCGCTGCAATGGCATTTGCCCCCCCTCAAAACCAGTTTTGTGAAAACCGCCGGAACGCGCTCGTTGCCCTTTGTGACCGCGTCCCGCTGTCTTGCCCAGCCCCGAGCCCGGTCCGCGACCGACACGGCGCCTGGCACGCTTGCTGCCGACAGAAGGTTTAATAGCGTTAAGCTCCATTCATTCCTCGCATTTGACCAGGTAGCCCACTTTGTTGATCATGCCGCGCACCGCCGGGGTGTCTTCCAGCTCAACCGAGTGATGGAGGCGGCGCAACCCCAAACCGCGCACCGTGGCCCGATGCGATTCACTGGTATTGATAATGCTCTTCGTCAAAGTCACTTTTATTTTCGCGGCCTGCTTTCGTTTGACCATGTTTACTCCAAAATTTGTTCCACGGTTTTGCCGCGTTTCGCCGCAACTTCGGAAGGCGTGTACATCGCTTGCAAACCGTTGAGGGTGGCGCGCACCACATTGTAGGGATTGGTTGAGCCGATGCATTTCGCAAGCACATTACTGACTCCCATCACTTCGAAAATCGCGCGCATCGGTCCGCCGGCAATGATTCCGGTGCCTTCACATGCGGGCTGCATGTACACCGTCGCCGAGCCGTGCTTGCCCACCACCGTGTGTTGCAGTGTGCCGTTCTTAAGGGTGACCTTTATCATTTTGCGCCGCGCCTCGTCCATGGCTTTTTGCACCGCCACCGGCACCTCGCGAGCCTTGCCCTTGCCCATGCCGACCCCGCCATCGCCATCGCCCACCACGGTGAGCGCGGCAAAGCCCAGAACGCGACCGCCTTTAACCACTTTGGTGACGCGGTTCACCGCGACCATTTTCTCTCTCAGGCCGTCGCTGCGCTGTGGTCCCTGTTGCCCTTTCGCCATAATATGCTCCGCTAGAATTTCAGGCCGTGCTCGCGCGCTCCGTCCGCCAGGGCTTTGACACGCCCATGAAACTTGAACCCGGAACGATCAAAGGCTACACTCACAATGCCCTGCTTCTTGGCCTTTTCCGCGATGCGCTTGCCCACCGCTGACGCCGCTTTGACGTTACCGCCATATTTAACTTTCTTGCGGACTTCGGGCTCGAGTGTTGAGGCCGCCACCAGGATTTTGGCGCCGCTGGCGTCGGCCACCTGTGCGTAAATATGGTGGTTGGTACGGTGCACCATCAAGCGCAAGGCCTTGAGCTCCGCAATCTTGTTGCGGGTTTTGCGTGAACGGCGCAGGCGCGCCTGTTTCTTTTCATCCATGTTGGTCTACTTCTTCTTGGTTTCTTTCAGGATTACCACTTCATCGACGTAGCGCACGCCTTTGCCCTTGTACGGTTCCGGCTTGCGGTACGCTCGCACTTCTGCAGCCATTTGACCCACCAGCTGTTTGTCTGCGCCCTTAATCACAATATCGGTCTGCGAGGGCGTTTCGACCTTGATGCCCTTCGGCATCTGATGCACCACCGGGTGCGCGTAGCCGACGGCCAAATTAAGTTTATCGCCCTGCGCTTGAGCCCGGAAACCTACGCCGACCAAACTGAGCTTTTTCTCGAATCCCTTGGTCACTCCGTGAATCATGTTGGCAAGCAATGCACGCAGCGTGCCGGACATGACATTGGCCTGCTGCGTTTCGTTGGCGACCTTGAATATCAGTTTATCGCCCTCGCGCTCAACATTAACATCCCCATTGAGGCGCTGCTTGAGAGTTCCCAGCGGGCCTTTCACTACTATTTCGCCGGGTGACAAGGTAACTTCGACTCCTGTTGGCACCACCACCGGGTTTTTGCCTATGCGCGACATATGTACTCCGATATATTCCGTTACGCGACGATACACAGCACTTCGCCGCCCATGCCGGCAGCTCGCGCCTTGCGGTCGGTCATCACTCCTTTGGGAGTGGAAATAATGGCAATTCCCATGCCGTTCATCACTTTCGGAATATCGCGATTGGCTTTGTAAATGCGCAAGCCCGGTCGGCTCACGCGCTCTATTTTTTCAATCACCGGCCGTCCCGCATAGTATTTCAGGCCGATCTCAAGCTGCGTTTTTCCCTGCAGCTCGCGCACCGCAAAATCTTCGACATAACCTTCTTCCTTGAGCACCTGCGCAATCGCCACTTTCAGCCGCGACGACGGAATTGCCACGTTGGTTTTTTCCGCGAGTTGGGCATTGCGGATGCACGTTAGCATATCGGAGATAGGGTCGCTCATACTCATAGGGAACCTCTAATTAAGTCTCGCATGTACCGAGTTGCTGGCGAAATGGGGATGAGGGCGAGGCGCGATGGCGCAGCCCTACCCCGTAGTAACGCAAGCCTGAGCAACGCTGCCATCGCCACATTTCGCCGCAACCCGAAGGGACGGGGCTTGGCCTCGCCCCATACTTTGTTGCTCGTCGCTGGTGTACGGTCAAGCACACGTCGCTCCTCGCTTCGCGTCTGGGTCAAGGCCCAGCCAACCGTCGCGGTCACGTGTGACTTAATTAGAGGTTCCATGGCTACCAACTGGCTTTGATGATGCCCGGAATTTCGCCGCGCATGGCGATTTCCCGAAACTTGTTCCGGCCCAGCCCGAACTTGCGATACACGCCGCGCGGCCGCCCGGTTAGCGAACAACGATTTCTAAGCCGCACCGGACTGGCGTTGCGCGGGAGTTGCTGCAATTTCTGCCGCGCCTCATGCCGGTCGTCATCGCTCACTTTGGTGTTGCGGATGATGGACAGCAATTCCGCGCGCTTCGCGGCAAATTTCTTGACCACGGCGCGGCGCTTGCGGTCACGGTTAATCAACGCTGTTTTTGCCATGCAGAACCTCAACTCTTGAACGGAAAATTGAATGCGGCGAGAAGCGCGCGTGCTTCTTCGTCAGTCTTGGCGGTAGTGGTAATGGTGATGTTCAGGCCGCGCAGCGCGTCAATTTTGTCGTACTCGATCTCCGGAAATATGATCTGCTCCTTGACGCCCATGTTGTAGTTGCCACGACCGTCGAACGATTTGGCCGAGAGTCCGCGAAAGTCGCGAATGCGCGGAATAGCAATCGACACCAGACGGTCGAGAAATTCATACATACGCTTGTCCCGCAGCGTAACCATGCACCCAACTGGATAGCCCCTGCGGATCTTGAACACGGCAATGGATTTGCGGGATTTGGTGACGACCGGCTTTTGTCCGGA
This genomic window from Burkholderiales bacterium contains:
- the rplQ gene encoding 50S ribosomal protein L17 is translated as MRHRQGSRKLNRTTSHRLAMLRNMTNSLLRFETIKTTLPKAKELRRVAEPLITLGKKPSLANRRLAYNRLRDREIVAKLFNELGPRYAKRNGGYLRILKFGFRNGDNAPMALVQLMDRPEPKEEAKAKAAKS
- the rplE gene encoding 50S ribosomal protein L5; this encodes MPRLQALYRNTAVKQLMKQFGYKTAMQVPRISKITLNMGVGEAVADKKVMDNAVADLQKISGQKPVVTKSRKSIAVFKIRRGYPVGCMVTLRDKRMYEFLDRLVSIAIPRIRDFRGLSAKSFDGRGNYNMGVKEQIIFPEIEYDKIDALRGLNITITTTAKTDEEARALLAAFNFPFKS
- the rplR gene encoding 50S ribosomal protein L18: MDEKKQARLRRSRKTRNKIAELKALRLMVHRTNHHIYAQVADASGAKILVAASTLEPEVRKKVKYGGNVKAASAVGKRIAEKAKKQGIVSVAFDRSGFKFHGRVKALADGAREHGLKF
- the rpsK gene encoding 30S ribosomal protein S11 produces the protein MVTKPNVRVRKKAKKNVAEGIAHIHASFNNTIVTITDRQGNTLAWATSGAAGFKGSRKSTPFAAQVAAEQAGRAAQECGVKNLEVRIKGPGPGRESAVRALNAVGFKITSISDVTPVPHNGCRPPKRRRI
- the rpsE gene encoding 30S ribosomal protein S5; amino-acid sequence: MAKGQQGPQRSDGLREKMVAVNRVTKVVKGGRVLGFAALTVVGDGDGGVGMGKGKAREVPVAVQKAMDEARRKMIKVTLKNGTLQHTVVGKHGSATVYMQPACEGTGIIAGGPMRAIFEVMGVSNVLAKCIGSTNPYNVVRATLNGLQAMYTPSEVAAKRGKTVEQILE
- the rpsM gene encoding 30S ribosomal protein S13 — its product is MARIAGVNIPNQQHAEIALTAIYGVGRSRARKICASAGVNISAKIKDLSDGEMDKLREQVSKFTVEGDLRREVSMNIKRLIDLGCYRGQRHRRGLPVRGQRTRTNARTRKGPRKAVRLAKAPTTSITGKT
- the rpsD gene encoding 30S ribosomal protein S4 → MARNLDAKCRQCRREGEKLFLKGEKCFTDKCSIERRSYPPGLHGQKNVRLSGYAVQLREKQKLRRIYGLLEKQFRNTYQDADRRKGITGETLLQMLESRLDTVSFRMGFGASRSEARQIVRHNGILVNGKRVNIPSYQVRPGDVIEVAGKAKEHLRIKASVEAAEARGFPEWLEVDSKTRKGVFKAQPQRSELPSTINESLVVELYSK
- the rpsN gene encoding 30S ribosomal protein S14 yields the protein MAKTALINRDRKRRAVVKKFAAKRAELLSIIRNTKVSDDDRHEARQKLQQLPRNASPVRLRNRCSLTGRPRGVYRKFGLGRNKFREIAMRGEIPGIIKASW
- the rpsH gene encoding 30S ribosomal protein S8, yielding MSMSDPISDMLTCIRNAQLAEKTNVAIPSSRLKVAIAQVLKEEGYVEDFAVRELQGKTQLEIGLKYYAGRPVIEKIERVSRPGLRIYKANRDIPKVMNGMGIAIISTPKGVMTDRKARAAGMGGEVLCIVA
- the rpoA gene encoding DNA-directed RNA polymerase subunit alpha, producing MQSSAFLKPRIIDVQTISPMHAKVTMEPFERGYGHTLGNALRRILLSSMPGFAPTEVTISGVLHEYSALDGVQEDVVDILLNLKGIVLKLHNRQEALLTLKKSGEGVVTAGDIEGGHDVEIINPEHVIAHLTAGGKLDMQIKVEMGRGYVAGTMRQSPEEKRKIGNIVLDASFSPVRRVSYAVESARVEQRTDLDKLVMDIETNGVIDPEEAIRYAARILVDQLSVFADLKGTTLEVEQPKAPQVDPILLRPVDDLELTVRSANCLKAENIYYIGDLIQRSETELLKTPNLGRKSLNEIKDVLASRGLTLGMKLENWPPAGLESKG
- the secY gene encoding preprotein translocase subunit SecY; amino-acid sequence: MATNNSVLGMYGKMGDLKKRLLFLLGAMVVYRIGAHIPVPGIDPAHLADLFRSQQGGILGMFNVFSGGALLRFTIFALGILPYISSSIIMQLMTVVSPQLEALKKEGESGRRKITQYTRYGTVFLAMFQGMGIAIALESQPGLVLEPGIMFRVTTMITLMTGTLFLMWLGEQITERGIGNGISLIIFAGIVSGLPHAVAGTLELARTGAFPIPLVLLLFVGVITITGVVVFVERGQRKILVNYAKRQVGRKIYGGQSSHLPLKLNMSGVIPPIFASSIILFPATLAGWFGSSEHLSWLKDIGATLHPGEPIYVFLYASAIIFFCFFYTALVFNPRETADNLKKSGAFVPGIRPGEQTGRFIEHIMMRLTLAGALYVTLVCLLPEFLIVKWSVPFYFGGTSLLIVVVVTMDFMAQVQAYIMSHQYESLLKKANFKGSGLPAR
- the rpmD gene encoding 50S ribosomal protein L30; translation: MVKRKQAAKIKVTLTKSIINTSESHRATVRGLGLRRLHHSVELEDTPAVRGMINKVGYLVKCEE
- the infA gene encoding translation initiation factor IF-1, whose translation is MAKEETIQMQGEILETLPNATFRVKLENGHVVLGHISGKMRMHYIRILPGDKVTVELTPYDLTRARIVFRAK
- the rplO gene encoding 50S ribosomal protein L15; this encodes MELNAIKPSVGSKRARRRVGRGPGSGLGKTAGRGHKGQRARSGGFHKTGFEGGQMPLQRRLPKRGFVSPSKLRTAQVRLSELNMLEVKEIDIVALKQAGIVPATARAAKVMLSGKITRAVKMKGVGVSKGARAAIEAAGGSIEAAKG
- the rpmJ gene encoding 50S ribosomal protein L36, translated to MKVRTSVKKMCRKCKVIRRKRVVRVICVDPRHRQRQG
- the rplF gene encoding 50S ribosomal protein L6, which translates into the protein MSRIGKNPVVVPTGVEVTLSPGEIVVKGPLGTLKQRLNGDVNVEREGDKLIFKVANETQQANVMSGTLRALLANMIHGVTKGFEKKLSLVGVGFRAQAQGDKLNLAVGYAHPVVHQMPKGIKVETPSQTDIVIKGADKQLVGQMAAEVRAYRKPEPYKGKGVRYVDEVVILKETKKK